A stretch of Clostridia bacterium DNA encodes these proteins:
- a CDS encoding Trk family potassium uptake protein has protein sequence MAQWFSRNKKLKPEQALVFGFLILILVGSALLSLPIATASGESTSYLDTLFTSTSAVCVTGLVVYDTGTHWSGFGQALILLLIHIGGLGFMTFGVLFAILLGRKIGLRSRLLLQEALSEFTLQGVVKLATRVLMITLAIELSATFLLALKFVPDLGWKQGLWVSFFHAVSAFNNAGFDIFGSINGPFSSITSYMSDPIVVLTLALLFIVGGIGFTVMIDVVKKHRFRDLVLHTKLVLYTTALLILVGTVLIYLLEIHNAQTLGSMSISTGIMNAFFQAVTPRTAGFNSIPISSMTMASQFIIIILMFIGASPGSTGGGIKTTTFATILAGATTMLSQRKDVVLYNRKIPEAQISKVFLILVISLGVILFNTFLLCISEQAEFLEIFFEVVSAFGTVGLSMGITTHLSSMGRAIIIVTMFIGRLGPATVAFAIARDRKKTDIGFPEEKIILG, from the coding sequence ATGGCACAATGGTTTTCAAGGAATAAGAAATTGAAACCGGAGCAAGCGCTTGTATTCGGTTTCCTCATACTGATATTGGTCGGTTCTGCTTTGTTGTCTCTACCTATAGCGACTGCTTCGGGAGAATCTACTTCCTATCTAGATACTTTATTCACATCCACCTCAGCTGTTTGTGTAACTGGATTGGTGGTATATGACACAGGAACTCACTGGAGTGGCTTTGGTCAAGCATTGATTCTTTTGCTGATTCATATCGGCGGTTTAGGATTCATGACCTTTGGTGTACTATTTGCGATCTTGCTTGGGCGTAAAATAGGACTTCGTTCTAGGCTCTTATTACAAGAAGCCTTGAGCGAGTTTACCTTGCAAGGGGTCGTTAAGTTGGCAACCAGGGTACTGATGATAACCTTGGCCATTGAATTGTCTGCAACCTTTCTGCTGGCTTTGAAATTTGTGCCTGATTTAGGTTGGAAACAGGGCTTATGGGTTTCTTTCTTTCATGCTGTTTCCGCTTTTAATAATGCAGGTTTTGATATTTTCGGGTCAATCAATGGGCCTTTCAGTAGTATTACATCGTATATGAGTGATCCAATAGTCGTTCTAACACTTGCCTTGCTATTCATTGTAGGTGGTATTGGATTTACGGTCATGATTGATGTCGTCAAAAAGCATCGTTTCAGAGATCTTGTATTACATACTAAATTAGTATTGTATACGACAGCACTTCTCATACTAGTAGGTACGGTACTGATTTATTTGCTTGAGATTCACAATGCCCAAACTTTAGGGAGCATGAGCATCTCAACGGGGATAATGAATGCCTTCTTCCAAGCTGTGACACCTAGAACGGCTGGATTTAACAGTATTCCAATTTCGTCAATGACCATGGCCTCACAATTCATCATCATCATACTGATGTTTATTGGGGCTTCACCGGGTTCGACTGGTGGTGGTATAAAAACGACTACTTTTGCAACTATTTTGGCTGGAGCAACTACCATGCTAAGCCAAAGAAAAGATGTTGTTCTATATAACCGTAAGATACCTGAAGCGCAGATTAGTAAGGTGTTTTTGATTTTGGTGATATCTCTTGGTGTGATCTTGTTTAATACATTTCTTCTTTGTATTAGCGAACAAGCGGAATTTTTAGAGATATTCTTTGAAGTCGTTTCAGCGTTTGGAACGGTAGGGCTTTCTATGGGCATCACGACACACTTATCAAGCATGGGACGTGCCATTATTATTGTGACGATGTTTATTGGCAGATTAGGACCAGCTACCGTGGCTTTTGCTATTGCTAGGGATCGCAAAAAGACAGATATTGGTTTCCCTGAAGAAAAAATTATTTTAGGGTAG
- the rlmN gene encoding 23S rRNA (adenine(2503)-C(2))-methyltransferase RlmN produces the protein MDNNLYGYSIEELTSLMKRENLPRFRAKQIFNWIQINHASSFTEMTNIPKTIATRLEDAGYSCTLPTVLQKSISDDQMTIKCLLELEDGQQIETVLMRYHRSSARNRNTVCVSSQAGCAMGCPFCATGNAGFKRNLSTAEIVGQIALMNKLLQELEAEENVTNVVYMGMGEPLNNYEQVVRSIRLLNEDQGLNIGMRRITVSTCGLVPQILRLAEEGMQVTLAVSLHATTNAKRDILVPVNKKYPLEVLLKTCERYYETTKRKLTFEYTLIEGENDSEQDARNLKSLLRNLHCNINVIPLNVVSHADYKRSHFAQHFAKRLNDMNLEAFIREEMGLGIDAACGQLKGNGGK, from the coding sequence ATGGACAATAATCTATATGGATATAGTATTGAAGAATTGACAAGTTTAATGAAAAGAGAAAATCTGCCACGTTTTCGAGCCAAGCAGATATTCAATTGGATACAAATAAACCATGCTTCCAGTTTTACAGAAATGACGAATATTCCCAAAACAATTGCTACTAGGTTGGAGGATGCAGGTTATTCTTGTACATTGCCAACTGTACTACAAAAAAGCATCTCTGATGACCAGATGACCATTAAATGCTTGCTTGAATTAGAGGATGGGCAACAGATTGAAACAGTACTTATGCGTTACCACAGAAGTAGTGCGCGTAATAGAAATACAGTATGTGTGAGCTCTCAAGCAGGCTGTGCTATGGGGTGTCCATTTTGTGCTACTGGAAATGCTGGATTTAAGAGGAATCTGAGTACTGCGGAAATCGTAGGGCAAATTGCACTTATGAACAAATTGCTACAAGAATTAGAAGCAGAAGAGAACGTTACAAATGTAGTATATATGGGTATGGGTGAGCCACTCAACAATTATGAACAAGTGGTCCGTTCCATCCGTTTATTAAATGAAGACCAAGGTCTTAATATCGGGATGCGTAGAATCACTGTTTCAACTTGTGGACTAGTGCCACAAATTTTAAGACTAGCAGAGGAAGGCATGCAAGTTACCTTGGCTGTTTCATTGCATGCGACAACAAATGCGAAACGAGACATATTGGTTCCTGTGAACAAAAAGTACCCATTAGAAGTGCTTTTAAAGACTTGTGAGAGATATTATGAGACAACTAAGCGAAAACTTACCTTTGAATATACTCTTATTGAAGGAGAAAACGACAGTGAACAAGATGCAAGGAATTTGAAAAGCCTACTAAGGAACTTACATTGTAATATCAATGTCATTCCTCTAAATGTAGTAAGTCATGCCGACTACAAAAGGTCTCATTTCGCTCAGCATTTTGCAAAACGCTTAAATGACATGAATCTAGAAGCATTTATCAGGGAAGAAATGGGTCTAGGTATAGACGCAGCCTGTGGTCAATTAAAAGGCAACGGAGGAAAATGA
- a CDS encoding Stp1/IreP family PP2C-type Ser/Thr phosphatase, whose product MNIQVFSKTGSVRLHNEDSYAYDKEKKIFVIADGMGGHKKGEIASSMAVKTVMQELTSKDPKEIIEAIEESMLTANQAVYAHAITHPDHKGMGTTLTVVHFVANKLYWGHVGDSRIYLFHDDKLTQLTKDHTMVEELVEIGTISSEQAKNHPKKNVLVKALGTQKEVEVDTGCAEVAMGNIIVMMTDGVYEYIEEDMMAALLKEEPLLQVEKRIDEIICEGGAKDNYTLLMVGLN is encoded by the coding sequence ATGAATATTCAGGTATTCAGCAAGACGGGTTCTGTACGCCTACACAATGAAGATAGCTACGCATATGATAAGGAAAAGAAAATTTTTGTAATTGCAGATGGTATGGGTGGGCATAAAAAGGGAGAAATCGCCTCCTCGATGGCGGTTAAAACCGTAATGCAAGAGCTCACCAGTAAAGATCCAAAAGAGATCATAGAAGCAATTGAAGAATCGATGCTTACCGCTAATCAGGCAGTATATGCACATGCGATAACACATCCGGACCACAAAGGCATGGGCACGACCTTGACCGTGGTCCATTTTGTTGCTAATAAGCTGTATTGGGGCCATGTGGGAGACAGTAGAATATATTTATTCCACGATGATAAATTGACTCAACTAACGAAGGACCATACCATGGTAGAAGAGTTGGTAGAAATTGGAACCATTTCTAGTGAGCAAGCAAAGAATCATCCGAAAAAAAATGTGCTCGTAAAAGCCTTAGGAACACAAAAGGAAGTAGAAGTGGATACTGGATGTGCAGAGGTTGCAATGGGAAACATCATCGTTATGATGACAGATGGTGTCTATGAATATATTGAGGAAGATATGATGGCTGCACTTTTAAAAGAGGAGCCACTACTCCAAGTAGAAAAAAGAATTGATGAAATTATCTGTGAGGGTGGAGCAAAGGATAATTATACACTACTTATGGTCGGACTAAATTAG
- a CDS encoding protein kinase yields the protein MNLIGKVFSKRYEVKKRIGAGGMSIVYLAEDILLNRSVAVKILRDQYADDDRNIRFFQNEARSIAALSHPNIVKIYDIGKEDQYYFIVMEYLEGETLKEVIQDKAPMNPIEAINLIRSILKALEHSHKKGIIHRDIKPHNIMLDKAHKVKVTDFGIARNAGASTVTYSGQMVGSVYYISPEQAKGERTTFATDIYSTGAMLYEMLTGKVPFTGSNPVSIALSHVEKQARPMSDFNKKVPECLEEIVETAMMKNPKDRYSSAMEMARALTQAKMLIESGKAKVRKERIKIGKWKWLGVLAGLFAILIPISMAVANYFAPVAVPDVVGKPRTEAESILTDAGFAFKIDRTIVTTDFEADIVMHQDPKADQKVKTSRTILLTLSEQPELFIVPDVVGKMERIATVAIENARLKTVIVHDYSSDITIPVGAVIKQEPQAGSKLLEDSEIVLTISDGIKPGLITMEDLKGKTFAEAEDYLKTNNLKMGEISYESSPLYFLGTVMDQSVVAKTEIPSGTTVNIVISRGPGIEVQEKEISFTLPGIKMSEVTIVVTDLSGTHEEYRDNHNGGEPLQLTIKHWGEGSASVYQDDQLIMTVDLP from the coding sequence ATGAATTTAATTGGAAAAGTTTTTTCAAAAAGATATGAGGTAAAGAAACGCATAGGAGCAGGCGGTATGTCTATCGTCTATCTAGCGGAAGACATTTTGCTAAATCGGTCTGTTGCGGTAAAAATTTTACGTGACCAATATGCTGATGATGATCGGAACATCCGTTTCTTCCAAAATGAAGCTAGATCCATTGCGGCTCTTTCCCATCCCAACATCGTGAAGATATATGATATTGGTAAGGAAGATCAATACTATTTTATTGTGATGGAATATCTTGAAGGAGAAACCCTCAAAGAAGTAATACAAGATAAAGCTCCGATGAATCCTATTGAGGCCATCAACCTTATCCGAAGCATACTTAAGGCTCTGGAGCATTCCCATAAGAAGGGGATTATTCATCGTGACATCAAACCACATAACATAATGCTGGACAAAGCACATAAAGTTAAAGTGACAGATTTTGGAATAGCGAGAAATGCGGGAGCATCTACCGTTACTTATTCAGGACAGATGGTAGGCTCCGTTTACTATATTTCTCCAGAACAAGCCAAGGGGGAAAGAACTACCTTCGCAACAGACATCTATTCTACTGGTGCTATGCTTTACGAGATGCTTACGGGAAAGGTTCCATTTACTGGAAGTAATCCAGTTAGTATTGCTTTATCACATGTTGAAAAGCAGGCAAGACCTATGAGCGATTTTAATAAAAAGGTCCCAGAGTGCCTTGAAGAAATCGTCGAAACAGCTATGATGAAAAATCCGAAAGACCGTTATTCTTCAGCTATGGAAATGGCTAGGGCACTAACACAAGCAAAAATGCTCATTGAAAGTGGAAAAGCTAAAGTTCGAAAAGAACGAATAAAAATTGGAAAATGGAAATGGCTAGGTGTGCTAGCCGGGTTATTTGCAATTCTAATTCCAATATCTATGGCTGTAGCCAATTATTTTGCTCCAGTTGCTGTACCCGATGTCGTAGGGAAACCGCGTACTGAAGCAGAAAGCATTCTTACCGATGCAGGATTTGCTTTTAAAATCGATCGTACTATAGTTACCACTGATTTTGAAGCCGATATCGTTATGCATCAGGACCCCAAAGCCGACCAAAAAGTAAAAACATCTAGAACGATTCTTTTAACCCTGAGTGAGCAACCGGAACTGTTCATTGTTCCAGATGTTGTCGGAAAAATGGAACGGATTGCTACTGTTGCAATAGAAAATGCAAGATTGAAAACTGTTATTGTACACGACTATTCTTCAGATATAACCATACCCGTAGGGGCTGTCATTAAGCAGGAACCGCAGGCAGGCTCAAAATTATTAGAAGATTCAGAAATAGTACTAACCATCAGTGATGGGATAAAACCAGGACTGATAACCATGGAGGATTTAAAAGGCAAAACTTTTGCGGAAGCAGAAGATTACTTGAAAACAAATAACCTGAAGATGGGTGAAATAAGCTACGAGAGTTCACCGTTATATTTTCTTGGAACAGTCATGGATCAAAGTGTCGTTGCAAAAACTGAGATTCCATCCGGTACGACAGTAAATATTGTCATTTCTAGAGGTCCTGGCATAGAAGTGCAGGAAAAGGAAATATCCTTCACACTACCAGGAATCAAAATGAGTGAGGTTACGATTGTTGTAACCGATTTAAGCGGTACGCATGAAGAATATCGTGACAATCATAATGGTGGTGAACCTTTACAGTTGACCATAAAGCATTGGGGTGAAGGAAGCGCAAGTGTTTACCAGGACGACCAGCTTATTATGACGGTGGACCTGCCATAG
- the rsgA gene encoding ribosome small subunit-dependent GTPase A, whose amino-acid sequence MQQGVILRGYSGFYYVKLEDRVMECSLRGRTKKKTKSFYPGDVVWISIENEKQGVIEKAEPRKTLLLRPPVANVSLLVIVMSLSYPEAELTLLDRLLVLAEHAGIRPLIVLSKLDIANQARAEEIMADYRSTGYTFIATSITDLVGMDELMNELVGETTVFAGQSGAGKTSLMNLLLPEMHLKTGTLGDKSKRGKHTTRHIELFDYKGGYLVDTPGFNRLYVPEMEESQLPHCFPEFSPYLNRCRFATCLHYKEPDCCVKDHVNERDISTRRYQNYLQFLEEIKNKEKRYND is encoded by the coding sequence TTGCAACAAGGTGTCATATTACGAGGTTATAGTGGTTTCTATTACGTGAAGCTTGAGGACCGGGTGATGGAATGCTCTTTACGCGGTCGCACAAAGAAGAAAACAAAGAGCTTTTATCCTGGGGACGTAGTTTGGATAAGTATAGAAAATGAGAAACAAGGTGTTATTGAAAAAGCAGAGCCTCGAAAAACGCTTCTTTTAAGGCCGCCAGTAGCCAATGTAAGTCTTTTGGTAATCGTGATGTCACTAAGTTACCCTGAGGCAGAACTTACCTTATTAGACCGTCTTCTGGTTCTTGCTGAGCATGCTGGAATACGTCCGCTAATTGTGCTAAGTAAGTTAGATATTGCAAACCAAGCCAGAGCTGAAGAAATTATGGCTGATTACCGTTCTACTGGGTATACCTTCATCGCAACTAGCATCACAGACCTGGTCGGTATGGATGAATTGATGAATGAATTGGTCGGCGAGACTACCGTGTTTGCTGGTCAATCCGGTGCAGGTAAAACCAGTTTAATGAACCTATTATTACCCGAAATGCATCTAAAAACGGGTACACTTGGTGATAAGAGTAAACGAGGAAAACATACAACGAGACATATTGAACTGTTTGACTATAAAGGTGGATATTTAGTAGACACACCCGGTTTTAATCGACTTTATGTTCCTGAGATGGAAGAAAGCCAATTGCCACATTGTTTTCCGGAATTTAGTCCATATTTGAATCGATGCAGATTTGCCACATGCCTGCATTACAAAGAACCCGATTGTTGCGTAAAAGATCATGTGAATGAAAGAGACATAAGCACAAGAAGATATCAAAATTATCTTCAATTTTTAGAAGAAATCAAAAATAAGGAGAAACGATATAATGATTAA
- a CDS encoding ribulose-phosphate 3-epimerase, with protein MIKIGPSLLAADFRKLAEDIRRVELGKADYLHLDIMDGHFVPNISYGPDVVKQLRQDSALYFDVHLMIENPDLYLQNFKDAGANLITVHQEACVHLHRTIQCIKEMGLDAGVALNPATPVSVLEEIINDLDLVLIMSVNPGFGGQKFIPRSVEKIKKLKQLIDQSGSKAKIQVDGGVNIETASLVAEAGATYLVAGSAIYKQDDVQKAISDIRSSAERAID; from the coding sequence ATGATTAAGATTGGACCTTCTTTATTGGCTGCGGATTTTCGTAAGCTAGCTGAAGATATTAGACGTGTGGAACTAGGAAAAGCAGATTATTTGCATCTCGATATTATGGATGGGCATTTTGTTCCCAATATTAGCTATGGTCCCGATGTAGTTAAACAACTCCGCCAGGACTCAGCGCTTTATTTTGATGTTCACCTTATGATTGAAAACCCAGATTTATATCTACAAAATTTCAAGGATGCTGGAGCAAACCTTATTACGGTCCATCAAGAAGCGTGTGTGCATTTACACCGCACAATCCAGTGCATCAAGGAAATGGGACTAGATGCCGGAGTCGCGCTAAATCCAGCCACACCAGTATCTGTACTGGAAGAAATCATCAATGATTTAGACTTAGTACTCATTATGAGTGTCAATCCCGGATTTGGCGGACAAAAATTTATACCTAGGTCTGTGGAAAAAATTAAAAAGTTGAAGCAATTGATTGATCAAAGCGGCTCAAAGGCCAAAATACAAGTGGATGGTGGGGTCAATATTGAAACAGCCAGCTTAGTAGCTGAAGCAGGGGCAACCTATTTGGTTGCTGGATCCGCAATATATAAGCAGGATGATGTACAAAAAGCAATTTCAGATATTCGCTCTTCGGCAGAACGTGCTATTGATTGA
- a CDS encoding ECF transporter S component produces MNSTSKTRKMIQITMLAVISFLLVYFVEFPLLAAAPYLKYDPSQVPTLIASFAFGPMAGLIAEVIKSFLFFISGKSTSGIVGVSAALVAGASFTMAAGLVYKFKKTRKGALLALIIGTLVMTVAMAIGNKYIFLPLWGIPQQGINGLVKTVILPFNLIKGLITSIITFMLYKRIHKILG; encoded by the coding sequence ATGAACAGTACTAGTAAAACACGAAAAATGATTCAAATCACAATGTTAGCGGTTATATCTTTCCTATTGGTCTACTTTGTAGAATTTCCTTTGTTGGCAGCAGCTCCTTACCTTAAATACGATCCGAGCCAAGTACCAACTTTAATTGCATCCTTTGCCTTCGGGCCCATGGCCGGCTTGATTGCTGAAGTCATAAAATCCTTTTTGTTTTTCATATCAGGAAAATCAACTTCTGGAATCGTAGGAGTATCGGCTGCACTTGTAGCAGGCGCATCCTTCACCATGGCTGCAGGCCTAGTCTATAAGTTCAAAAAAACTAGAAAGGGAGCCTTGCTTGCCCTGATTATCGGAACGTTGGTAATGACGGTTGCCATGGCCATAGGGAATAAATATATATTTTTACCTTTATGGGGAATACCACAGCAGGGTATAAACGGTCTCGTGAAAACTGTTATTCTTCCTTTTAACTTAATCAAAGGCTTAATTACATCAATCATAACCTTTATGTTGTATAAGAGGATTCATAAAATTTTGGGATAA
- the cobC gene encoding alpha-ribazole phosphatase, which yields MKNKEGKHNMTEIYLIRHGQTTWNNERRFQGHTDIELDKEGIAQANRLKERLRDVHFDAFYSSDLIRANKTANIVAQDRGMPVHILKEVKEIKFGEWEGKKFSEVMGGEQNFKKWHDDSSLKMVPGGERAEEVLNRVEGAIQHILRVHPKERVAVFSHGGPIRYMLISCLKMPIEMCWKIDIGNTSISVMRWENNNFHLHCINDCAHL from the coding sequence TTGAAAAATAAAGAGGGTAAACATAATATGACAGAAATATACTTAATAAGACATGGGCAAACTACTTGGAACAATGAACGTCGTTTTCAAGGTCATACAGATATTGAGTTAGATAAAGAAGGAATTGCACAAGCAAACCGCTTAAAGGAAAGATTACGTGATGTGCATTTTGATGCTTTCTATTCAAGCGATTTAATCCGTGCAAACAAAACGGCTAACATCGTAGCCCAAGATAGAGGGATGCCTGTACATATTTTAAAAGAAGTTAAAGAAATAAAATTTGGTGAGTGGGAAGGTAAAAAATTTTCCGAAGTAATGGGTGGAGAACAGAATTTCAAAAAATGGCACGATGATTCCTCACTAAAGATGGTACCTGGGGGAGAAAGAGCAGAAGAAGTCCTAAACCGAGTAGAGGGTGCCATACAGCACATTTTAAGAGTACATCCAAAAGAGCGGGTTGCTGTATTTAGCCATGGAGGACCTATCCGCTATATGCTAATCAGCTGTTTGAAAATGCCGATTGAAATGTGTTGGAAAATTGATATAGGCAACACATCCATCAGTGTAATGCGCTGGGAAAACAATAACTTTCACTTACACTGCATAAATGATTGTGCACATTTGTAA
- the rsmD gene encoding 16S rRNA (guanine(966)-N(2))-methyltransferase RsmD yields MRIIAGKKRGLKLQAPKGMNTRPTTDRVKENLFNILQNEVSGKKVLDLFAGTGALGIEAMSRGAENAVFVERDRQTFVQLCENLHKVEDLCCLDAIQKDSFSFLNDCKKQFDLVFLDPPYKKGLAVRATEILIQRELLIAGGLIVLETNQGEELFSENELSRLGLGIRKSVRYGNTCITILEKI; encoded by the coding sequence ATGAGAATTATTGCAGGAAAAAAAAGGGGTTTAAAACTCCAAGCACCGAAGGGGATGAACACGCGACCTACAACGGATCGGGTCAAGGAGAACTTGTTTAATATCCTACAGAATGAAGTCAGTGGAAAAAAGGTTTTGGACCTGTTTGCAGGTACAGGAGCCTTGGGTATAGAGGCTATGAGTCGAGGTGCAGAAAACGCTGTCTTTGTTGAGAGAGACCGCCAAACATTCGTCCAATTATGTGAAAATTTGCATAAAGTCGAAGATTTGTGTTGTCTAGACGCAATACAAAAGGACTCATTTTCCTTTTTAAACGATTGTAAAAAGCAGTTTGATTTGGTTTTTTTGGATCCACCGTATAAAAAAGGCTTGGCTGTACGTGCTACTGAAATTCTTATTCAACGAGAACTCCTCATAGCTGGTGGACTCATTGTGCTAGAAACGAATCAGGGTGAAGAGTTGTTTTCAGAAAATGAATTGTCTAGACTAGGACTAGGAATTAGAAAAAGTGTACGCTATGGCAATACCTGCATAACAATTTTAGAAAAGATTTAA
- a CDS encoding acetate kinase: MKILVLNCGSSSIKYQLLDMDNEKAIAKGLVERIGLDGSKLTHKANKEKYVIEQPIAEHVTGIQLILKALTDKDMGVITTIEEIKAVGHRTTHGGEKFSESVKVDDAVLHSLDELSELAPLHNPPQIKGIKAIQEVLPNVPNVSVFDTAFHSSMPPEAYMYAIPYKYYTDFGIRRYGFHGHSHQYVSKRAAEMLGKDIKDLKIITCHLGNGASLAAVKNGVSIDTSMGFTPLPGLVMGTRCGDIDPAIIFYLSNKENIDCQELDSILNKESGALGLSGISSDFRDLEEASSEGNQRAKMTLDIFHYRIKGYIGKYVAAMNGVDAIVFTAGIGENSVHTRSEALKDLDFLGIKIDPEKNKTRGEEKIISADDSKVKVMVIPTNEELVIARETLRIVE, encoded by the coding sequence ATGAAAATATTAGTATTAAACTGTGGTAGCTCGTCTATCAAGTATCAATTGCTGGACATGGATAACGAGAAAGCAATTGCCAAGGGCTTGGTGGAACGAATTGGTTTGGATGGTTCCAAATTAACCCACAAAGCAAATAAGGAAAAATATGTAATTGAGCAACCAATTGCAGAACATGTAACTGGTATTCAATTGATTCTTAAGGCTTTAACCGACAAGGATATGGGTGTCATCACCACAATTGAAGAAATCAAGGCGGTAGGACACAGAACTACTCATGGTGGTGAAAAATTCAGCGAGTCCGTTAAGGTTGACGATGCTGTCTTACATTCTCTAGATGAACTTAGTGAATTGGCACCATTACACAATCCACCTCAAATCAAAGGCATCAAAGCAATCCAAGAAGTGTTGCCTAATGTTCCAAACGTGAGCGTTTTCGATACGGCTTTCCACAGCAGTATGCCTCCAGAGGCTTATATGTATGCCATACCGTATAAATACTACACGGACTTTGGCATTCGCCGCTATGGCTTCCATGGACATTCTCACCAGTATGTTTCTAAAAGAGCTGCAGAAATGTTGGGAAAAGATATAAAAGATCTGAAAATCATTACCTGTCATTTGGGCAATGGCGCTAGTTTAGCAGCTGTGAAAAATGGTGTATCCATAGATACTTCCATGGGTTTCACACCCCTACCTGGTTTGGTAATGGGTACTAGATGTGGCGATATTGATCCAGCCATCATTTTTTATCTAAGCAATAAGGAAAACATCGATTGTCAAGAATTGGATTCCATACTTAATAAAGAAAGCGGTGCATTAGGCTTATCTGGCATTTCTAGCGATTTCCGGGACTTGGAAGAAGCCTCTAGCGAAGGAAATCAGCGTGCGAAAATGACATTGGATATTTTCCATTACAGAATTAAAGGCTATATTGGAAAGTATGTTGCTGCCATGAATGGTGTTGATGCAATCGTATTTACAGCTGGAATTGGTGAAAACTCAGTACATACTCGTTCGGAAGCCTTAAAGGATTTGGATTTCTTAGGTATCAAAATTGATCCAGAGAAAAACAAGACGCGTGGAGAAGAAAAAATTATTTCTGCAGATGATTCTAAAGTGAAAGTTATGGTCATTCCTACCAATGAGGAATTGGTTATTGCACGTGAAACACTACGAATCGTAGAATAG